Proteins encoded together in one Amblyomma americanum isolate KBUSLIRL-KWMA chromosome 1, ASM5285725v1, whole genome shotgun sequence window:
- the LOC144097968 gene encoding uncharacterized protein LOC144097968 — translation MERVEEFGDPWFLLIAEDYIVLKLETPWPVDVPLPDGYSMDGDDGHLLVTNQASLVSATNSLRETRISEALFAGCAAFESSNVFEASAREVLRFAGKICIVHNRDKIYRLIRIFPNAKVLALPHDLCFHAVDRDELYIDRWEQLVPTSELRELEGSTELSCASSLLFTEETVLEIVRTCPNVRRIDVASALGAFLQLEKSSPPGWRHNASKFTHLMLGFAAKISNSDHVLTARADDVKLAAEKFPLLEVLKVIVGSLPEFAAISTFHFIRCLSVSLAASIRFADVDAELKSLLKTWPRLESLSLSCCGGLRLASLAMLCPELKTLRLVSCEMSSDDTPLDYDAFPLLRTVELGVKLPKVVFDAFFYATSGTLRNLRLAGDASCRGFLHLCCLHDEPISFPCLEELALTVDALQLEPEDLHHLLTSLPALRHLSTDSYDLRLFVENYCVPRGSVSLSWCECVFCAVHRPCDGNSDEEADVIRDCLGLPM, via the exons ATGGAACGAGTGGAAGAGTTCGGTGATCCATGGTTCCTGCTCATCGCCGAAGACTACATCGTTCTGAAGCTCGAGACACCGTGGCCGGTAGACGTCCCGCTTCCCGACGGTTACTCGATGGACGGCGACGATGGCCACCTGCTGGTGACAAACCAGGCCTCTCTTGTCTCGGCAACGAACTCCCTGCGCGAGACGAGAATCTCGGAAGCCCTGTTTGCCGGATGCGCGGCCTTCGAGTCCTCGAACGTGTTTGAGGCCTCCGCGAGGGAGGTGCTAAGATTCGCCGGCAAGATATGCATAGTGCACAACAGGGACAAGATCTACAGGCTCATTCGCATATTCCCCAACGCCAAGGTTCTCGCCCTACCCCATGACCTGTGCTTCCACGCCGTCGATCGGGATGAACTGTACATAGACCGCTGGGAGCAGCTAGTTCCGACCTCTGAACTGAGGGAGTTGGAAGGCAGCACGGAGCTAAGTTGCGCCAGCAGCTTACTCTTCACCGAGGAGACAGTGTTGGAAATCGTGCGCACATGCCCTAAC GTGCGCCGCATCGACGTTGCATCTGCCCTGGGAGCTTTCCTGCAGTTGGAGAAGTCGAGCCCTCCTGGTTGGCGTCACAATGCCTCCAAATTCACTCACCTCATGTTGGGCTTTGCGGCAAAGATCTCCAACTCCGACCATGTGCTCACCGCAAGAGCCGACGATGTTAAGCTCGCAGCAGAGAAATTTCCACTTCTTGAAGTGCTCAAG GTAATCGTGGGGTCACTGCCAGAGTTCGCCGCTATCtccacattccatttcatccgcTGTCTGTCAGTGTCTCTGGCAGCTTCCATCCGCTTCGCCGACGTTGACGCCGAGCTAAAGAGCCTCCTGAAGACATGGCCGCGGCTGGAGAGTCTTTCTCTCTCGTGCTGCGGAGGCTTAAGGCTAGCATCGCTGGCCATGCTCTGTCCGGAGCTCAAGACACTGCGCCTGGTGTCTTGCGAGATGTCCAGCGATGACACTCCGCTGGACTATGACGCTTTTCCGCTACTCAGAACGGTCGAGCTGGGCGTGAAGCTGCCCAAGGTCGTTTTCGACGCGTTCTTCTACGCCACCAGTGGGACATTGAGGAACCTGCGCCTCGCCGGTGATGCCAGCTGCCGCGGGTTCCTGCACTTGTGCTGCCTGCACGATGAACCGATTTCATTTCCATGCCTAGAGGAACTTGCGTTGACGGTCGACGCGCTGCAACTGGAGCCGGAGGATCTGCACCACTTGCTGACGTCCCTGCCCGCGCTGCGCCACCTAAGCACGGACAGCTACGACCTTAGGCTCTTTGTCGAGAACTACTGCGTTCCACGCGGTAGTGTCTCTCTGTCCTGGTGCGAATGCGTATTCTGCGCCGTCCACCGTCCCTGCGATGGGAACAGCGACGAAGAGGCGGACGTTATCAGAGACTGTCTGGGTCTCCCGATGTAA